A stretch of the Vibrio stylophorae genome encodes the following:
- a CDS encoding glycerophosphodiester phosphodiesterase, translating to MRWDLSSPLIFGHRGAAANAPENTAISIKTAALQGATWIEVDLQPAADGTLMVCHDYQLARYIGQRLWLRQQSVQALKQLDMGHWFAPRFQGEPMLTLSELLQLVEQLNLSVNIELKVRQRNPTHIVDTLMTALQASQLSANQVLISSFDNRTMRALKSYLAQQPLGYGLGVLANALSLSKRALIDEISPDSCHLWAKLIDQKNVDWLKARQIPVFCYTVNDTAQAAQLWEMGVQGFFTDSPQRLLNWQKRIDN from the coding sequence ATGCGCTGGGATCTTTCATCGCCCCTTATTTTTGGCCACCGCGGCGCAGCGGCTAATGCGCCAGAAAATACCGCAATCAGTATCAAAACAGCAGCGTTGCAAGGCGCAACATGGATTGAGGTGGATTTACAACCAGCAGCAGATGGTACCTTAATGGTTTGTCATGACTATCAGCTCGCCCGTTATATTGGCCAGCGTTTATGGCTACGCCAACAATCTGTTCAAGCACTTAAACAATTGGATATGGGCCACTGGTTCGCACCGCGCTTTCAAGGTGAGCCCATGCTTACCCTGTCTGAACTGCTACAACTGGTCGAACAGCTCAACCTCAGTGTCAATATTGAGCTTAAAGTGCGCCAGCGCAATCCCACCCATATCGTCGACACCCTTATGACTGCACTTCAAGCCAGCCAGCTCAGTGCCAATCAAGTACTGATTTCTAGTTTTGATAATCGCACAATGCGCGCGCTGAAAAGCTACCTTGCGCAGCAACCACTGGGCTATGGTTTGGGAGTTTTGGCAAATGCGCTATCGCTCAGCAAACGCGCATTGATTGATGAAATCTCACCAGATTCTTGCCACTTATGGGCGAAATTGATTGATCAAAAAAACGTGGATTGGCTCAAAGCGCGACAAATTCCGGTGTTTTGCTATACGGTCAATGACACTGCGCAAGCAGCACAACTGTGGGAAATGGGTGTCCAAGGATTTTTTACTGACTCACCGCAGCGCCTGCTGAACTGGCAAAAAAGGATCGACAATTGA
- a CDS encoding LuxQ periplasmic sensor domain-containing protein has product MNQPREYSLAKYLSVLFVLCVGTVLVTLIFSNYFANKDNIARETARKLTQVDVQLDSELTHRLDTMSLAQQYQLQDSSLIQWLEQGELSQIENYFTQSDEQASLYTPDFRFIANSQKMLWQDSNSLFFGLEPAELMAIAKQQSNNQWQAHQSTSMLGHQHLLVRSRPIIDVQTGEMVAKGYIVLALEDNLSLASELQQKVNAEALALMVNGHIVTATAKPHSADLNGLMGKAIPHGRLRQVTPIELAGDYHDLAIVTLLDDTVTAALTAQLQRNLFIALVVLIGLSMLCAYIFKRAAVTPLSKLVDYANNTRHYHRAAAYTPSRISEFNRLGYAIEAAFSELFAKEQYQNSLFESAMSPIVVWRNHLELEHINKAGQQALGFVDQQQANPIFERFVLAAQPHLKKALSGQAVCGVVLHGMHDRAFLWNISPVIVNDAVVAVIAQGLDITALKDAQKQSERATQAAEQANHAKSHFLATMSHEIRTPLNGILGIAELLQEEASQQPPSSQQAQLNTLYASSRHLLSLVNDILDFSKIEQGELRIQIAPFSLPEQLDNICSVYQSLCAQKGLQFLTQIEALTQPIQGDALRLRQILHNLLSNAVKFTHQGTIELAVRTQREQLQLIVQDSGIGIEPHLIEHLFEPFTQGQNHSKREYQGTGLGLAIVQQLVQLMGGSIEVESQLRRGSRFIVTLPYLPVENGQIEKNSNANLPNSTPQSLKILLVEDNQVNAMVAQQFCQKMGHQVTWVENGKLALQAAEQQAFDLIIMDNHMPVMNGIEACQAIGQLLGEHTPAIIACTADVFQEAHQAFRDAGANAILTKPITKDELAKCIQTAMMCRRPIETTQPQLAHENGS; this is encoded by the coding sequence ATGAACCAACCACGCGAATACTCATTGGCCAAATATCTATCGGTCCTCTTTGTATTATGCGTCGGCACCGTGCTGGTCACCCTAATCTTTAGCAACTACTTTGCGAATAAAGACAACATTGCGCGCGAAACCGCGCGCAAACTCACCCAAGTCGATGTACAACTCGACAGCGAACTCACCCATCGACTCGATACGATGTCACTGGCGCAGCAATACCAGCTGCAAGACAGTTCACTCATCCAATGGCTTGAACAGGGTGAGCTCAGTCAAATTGAAAATTACTTCACACAAAGTGATGAGCAAGCGTCACTGTATACGCCGGATTTTCGTTTTATTGCCAATAGCCAAAAAATGCTCTGGCAAGATAGCAATAGCCTGTTCTTTGGCTTAGAGCCTGCCGAGTTAATGGCCATTGCAAAACAGCAATCTAACAATCAATGGCAAGCCCACCAAAGCACTAGCATGTTAGGTCATCAGCACCTTCTTGTTCGCTCGCGACCGATTATTGATGTTCAAACGGGTGAAATGGTGGCCAAGGGCTATATCGTTTTAGCCCTTGAGGATAACCTCAGCTTGGCATCCGAGCTGCAACAAAAAGTCAATGCTGAAGCCTTGGCTTTAATGGTCAATGGTCATATCGTTACCGCAACCGCAAAACCCCATTCGGCTGATCTCAATGGCTTAATGGGAAAAGCGATCCCCCATGGCCGTTTGCGCCAAGTCACCCCCATTGAATTAGCCGGGGATTACCACGACTTAGCCATTGTGACCTTGCTCGATGACACAGTCACAGCCGCTTTAACCGCGCAACTGCAACGCAACTTATTTATCGCTCTGGTGGTGTTAATTGGCTTATCTATGTTATGCGCCTATATCTTCAAACGCGCAGCAGTGACACCGCTGAGCAAACTTGTGGACTATGCCAATAACACTCGCCATTACCATCGCGCGGCAGCTTACACGCCTAGCCGAATCAGCGAATTTAACCGCCTAGGGTATGCCATTGAAGCTGCATTCTCGGAGCTTTTTGCCAAGGAGCAGTATCAAAACAGTCTGTTTGAATCAGCCATGTCGCCCATCGTCGTTTGGCGCAATCATCTTGAGCTCGAACATATCAATAAAGCGGGTCAACAAGCCCTTGGTTTTGTCGACCAACAGCAAGCCAATCCTATCTTTGAGCGTTTTGTCCTTGCCGCCCAACCTCACTTGAAAAAAGCGCTCAGTGGTCAAGCCGTTTGTGGTGTGGTGCTACATGGCATGCATGACCGCGCCTTTCTTTGGAATATCTCACCGGTGATCGTCAATGACGCCGTGGTTGCTGTCATTGCCCAAGGTTTAGATATTACGGCGCTAAAAGATGCGCAAAAACAAAGTGAGCGAGCCACACAAGCGGCTGAGCAGGCAAATCATGCTAAATCACATTTTTTAGCGACCATGAGCCACGAAATTCGCACACCACTCAACGGCATTTTAGGGATTGCCGAGCTGCTACAAGAGGAGGCTAGCCAGCAGCCACCTTCGTCCCAGCAAGCGCAGCTTAATACGCTCTATGCCAGCAGCCGCCATCTGCTCAGTTTGGTTAATGATATTCTCGATTTTTCAAAAATTGAGCAAGGCGAGTTACGCATTCAGATTGCGCCTTTCTCCTTACCCGAGCAGCTCGACAATATCTGTTCTGTTTATCAAAGCCTGTGTGCTCAAAAAGGGCTTCAATTCTTAACCCAAATTGAAGCGCTGACACAACCCATTCAAGGGGATGCGCTGCGCCTTCGCCAAATTCTGCATAACTTACTGAGCAATGCGGTGAAGTTCACGCATCAAGGCACCATTGAATTGGCGGTACGTACTCAGCGCGAACAACTTCAATTGATAGTGCAAGACTCAGGGATCGGCATCGAACCCCATTTGATTGAGCATCTTTTTGAACCATTTACTCAAGGGCAAAACCATAGTAAGCGTGAATATCAAGGTACAGGCCTTGGCCTCGCCATTGTTCAGCAGCTAGTCCAACTGATGGGCGGTAGTATCGAAGTGGAAAGTCAGCTTCGCCGCGGAAGCCGATTTATAGTCACCCTACCCTATTTACCTGTAGAAAATGGTCAAATAGAAAAAAATAGCAACGCTAATCTGCCCAATAGCACACCGCAATCGCTCAAAATCCTGCTGGTGGAAGATAATCAGGTCAACGCCATGGTAGCCCAACAGTTTTGTCAAAAAATGGGGCATCAGGTAACTTGGGTGGAAAATGGCAAACTCGCACTGCAAGCTGCTGAGCAGCAAGCCTTTGATCTCATTATTATGGATAACCATATGCCAGTGATGAATGGGATTGAAGCTTGTCAGGCCATTGGGCAATTACTTGGTGAACACACGCCAGCAATCATTGCTTGTACTGCCGATGTCTTTCAAGAAGCGCACCAAGCATTTCGTGATGCGGGCGCCAATGCGATTTTAACCAAGCCCATCACCAAAGATGAGCTGGCAAAATGCATTCAAACGGCCATGATGTGTCGCCGCCCTATTGAAACAACACAGCCACAACTGGCTCATGAAAATGGTTCATGA
- a CDS encoding DUF406 family protein, with amino-acid sequence MSEAIKENQEVCEACGCAAEMGFIIKSGDEVATVQVFGQGADTLNAEFERYVDLAKNINANIQFETSPVDENSTELTGRIQFECSAEKIIFELKSRSLAR; translated from the coding sequence ATGTCTGAAGCAATTAAAGAGAACCAAGAAGTTTGTGAAGCCTGTGGCTGCGCAGCAGAGATGGGCTTTATCATCAAATCAGGTGATGAAGTCGCAACAGTGCAAGTCTTTGGTCAAGGTGCTGATACCCTAAACGCTGAATTTGAGCGTTATGTTGATTTAGCAAAGAACATCAATGCTAACATTCAGTTTGAAACCTCACCGGTTGATGAAAATTCAACTGAGCTGACCGGTCGCATCCAGTTTGAATGTAGCGCGGAAAAAATCATTTTTGAACTAAAAAGCCGCTCGCTTGCTCGCTAA
- a CDS encoding DUF4253 domain-containing protein produces the protein MELTLTSQTAHPRLQKAGDHLPFDYEVVPGRGAITRYFELRKKRNRVPLILGNTRDMQLLLENSYSRAHDFVQTKALAQALNLTMWFDQQAATDRDYYRAPRGSWPNHNFDKLDFSIHQDILAGNPKYQVVIGQLPLKQAWQACGFLNYGGWARCPAPEVHMALFCHWQAQYGAQVAAMTGDIIEVSVANPPKTPQQAMILAHEQFIYCPDIVHQGVGTLENLAASLLNSPVWYFWWDMSRADDLL, from the coding sequence ATGGAACTCACGCTAACATCTCAAACTGCTCATCCGCGTCTGCAAAAAGCAGGGGATCACCTGCCTTTCGATTATGAGGTGGTCCCAGGGCGTGGTGCGATCACCCGTTACTTTGAATTGCGCAAAAAAAGAAATCGTGTGCCACTAATTTTGGGCAATACCCGAGATATGCAGTTGCTACTTGAAAATAGCTACAGTCGCGCACATGATTTTGTGCAAACCAAAGCCTTAGCGCAGGCGCTGAATTTAACCATGTGGTTTGATCAGCAAGCCGCCACAGACCGTGATTATTATCGTGCGCCACGTGGCTCATGGCCCAACCATAATTTCGATAAACTCGATTTCTCCATTCATCAAGATATTTTGGCGGGCAACCCCAAGTACCAAGTGGTGATTGGACAATTGCCACTGAAACAAGCATGGCAGGCTTGCGGATTTTTGAATTACGGTGGTTGGGCGCGATGTCCTGCGCCGGAAGTGCATATGGCGCTATTTTGTCATTGGCAAGCGCAGTATGGCGCGCAGGTAGCGGCGATGACGGGGGATATCATCGAGGTGTCTGTCGCGAACCCGCCGAAAACGCCGCAGCAAGCGATGATCTTGGCCCATGAGCAATTTATCTACTGTCCCGATATTGTGCATCAAGGCGTAGGCACCTTAGAAAATCTAGCAGCCAGCCTTCTCAATAGCCCTGTATGGTATTTTTGGTGGGATATGTCGCGTGCAGATGACTTGCTTTAG
- a CDS encoding anaerobic C4-dicarboxylate transporter family protein — translation MFFVELFVVLGSILIGARIGGIGLGVMGGVGMVVLSFGFGIEPSSPPIDVMLMIMAVVSAAAAMQAAGGLDYLIQIASSILRKNPRYITFIAPLVTYCFTIMAGTGHVAYSVLPVIAEVSRRNGIRPERPMSMAVIASQFGIVASPIAAAVVAMVGFLSPYDISLVDILSVTLPATFLGLATACLFVNRMGKDLADDPEYQRRLQDPEYRDALTQESQSEDQNVSALAKFSVWIFMLGAIAVVVMGGLPELRPQFEIGDKIVAMNMAHTIEMVMLTVAALIMMICKPDGNAVTQGSVFHAGMRAVIAIFGIAWLGNSFIAGHEVMLKEAVSELVTVAPWTFAFALFGLSVMLNSQGATTVVLVPLGLALGLPPAVIVACFVAVNGYFFIPNYGPIIASIDFDQTGTTKIGRYVFNHSFMLPGLMSMGFSLVYGFAIAHFLGLGAGV, via the coding sequence ATGTTTTTTGTTGAGTTATTCGTGGTCTTGGGATCTATCCTCATTGGCGCGCGAATCGGGGGGATTGGTCTTGGCGTCATGGGTGGCGTCGGGATGGTGGTACTAAGCTTTGGCTTTGGCATTGAGCCAAGTAGCCCACCGATTGATGTGATGCTGATGATCATGGCTGTTGTATCGGCAGCAGCTGCGATGCAAGCGGCGGGTGGTTTGGATTATCTGATTCAAATCGCGTCATCTATTCTGCGCAAAAATCCACGTTATATTACCTTTATTGCGCCCTTGGTGACTTACTGCTTTACCATTATGGCGGGTACTGGGCATGTGGCTTACTCTGTATTGCCTGTGATTGCCGAAGTGAGCCGTCGTAACGGTATCCGTCCTGAGCGCCCTATGTCCATGGCGGTGATCGCCTCTCAATTTGGTATTGTGGCGAGCCCAATTGCTGCCGCTGTGGTTGCTATGGTTGGCTTTTTGTCACCTTATGATATCTCATTGGTGGATATTCTTTCCGTAACTTTGCCTGCGACCTTCCTTGGTCTTGCCACCGCGTGCTTGTTTGTTAATCGCATGGGTAAAGATTTGGCCGATGATCCAGAGTATCAGCGCCGTCTTCAAGATCCTGAATATCGCGATGCGCTGACGCAAGAGAGCCAATCTGAGGATCAGAACGTGAGCGCTTTGGCGAAATTCTCAGTTTGGATTTTTATGCTCGGTGCCATTGCTGTGGTGGTGATGGGCGGCTTGCCTGAGCTGCGCCCTCAATTTGAAATCGGGGACAAAATTGTCGCGATGAATATGGCGCACACCATTGAGATGGTGATGCTGACTGTGGCCGCCCTGATTATGATGATCTGTAAGCCTGATGGCAATGCGGTGACTCAAGGCTCAGTGTTTCATGCGGGTATGCGCGCTGTGATTGCGATCTTCGGTATCGCATGGCTGGGCAATAGCTTTATTGCTGGTCATGAGGTGATGTTGAAAGAAGCGGTATCAGAGCTTGTAACTGTCGCGCCTTGGACCTTTGCTTTTGCGCTCTTTGGCTTGTCTGTGATGCTCAATAGCCAAGGTGCAACGACTGTGGTATTGGTGCCGCTTGGCTTGGCCCTTGGTTTGCCACCTGCGGTGATCGTGGCTTGTTTTGTCGCTGTGAATGGTTACTTCTTTATTCCAAACTACGGTCCAATCATTGCGTCTATCGACTTTGACCAGACGGGTACCACCAAAATTGGCCGCTATGTGTTTAACCACAGCTTTATGCTACCAGGCTTAATGAGCATGGGCTTTAGCTTGGTGTATGGCTTTGCCATTGCGCACTTTTTGGGCCTAGGCGCTGGGGTGTAG
- the hemF gene encoding oxygen-dependent coproporphyrinogen oxidase encodes MMQTQEIQDYFLQLQQSIVDALAQHEPNHAFIQDRWQSDLGQGISCVLQGGEHFASAGVNFSFVEAAALPAAASQKRPQLAGLPYQAMGVSMVIHPVNPFVPTFHANVRFFIATDPQTGEQHWWFGGGLDLTPYQLIEADVTAFHRACEAACRPFSPTLYQELKANCDRYFYLPHRQEHRGVGGLFFDDFNRWPMAQCFAFVQAVGEAIHQAYLPLIEKRKMMPYDQSHLDFQAFRRSRYVEFNLLFDRGTIFGIQSGGRTASILMSMPPVAHWHYQDLPPKDEAQRALIAAIRQPVDW; translated from the coding sequence ATGATGCAAACACAAGAGATTCAAGATTATTTTCTGCAACTTCAACAAAGTATTGTGGATGCACTAGCGCAGCACGAGCCCAACCATGCGTTTATCCAGGACCGATGGCAAAGTGATTTGGGCCAAGGTATCAGCTGTGTGCTCCAAGGTGGCGAACATTTTGCCTCTGCTGGGGTTAATTTTTCTTTCGTTGAGGCGGCGGCCTTGCCTGCGGCAGCCAGTCAAAAAAGGCCGCAACTTGCGGGGTTGCCTTATCAAGCCATGGGTGTTTCCATGGTGATCCATCCGGTCAATCCGTTTGTGCCGACCTTTCATGCCAATGTGCGCTTTTTTATCGCGACAGACCCACAAACGGGTGAGCAGCATTGGTGGTTTGGCGGCGGCTTAGATTTAACCCCATATCAGCTTATTGAGGCTGATGTCACGGCGTTTCATCGTGCTTGCGAAGCTGCGTGCCGTCCATTTTCACCGACGCTTTATCAAGAGCTTAAAGCCAACTGCGACCGCTATTTTTATCTGCCGCATCGACAAGAGCATCGCGGGGTGGGGGGGCTGTTTTTTGATGATTTTAATCGCTGGCCCATGGCGCAATGCTTTGCATTTGTCCAAGCCGTGGGTGAGGCTATTCATCAGGCCTATTTACCGCTGATCGAAAAGCGAAAAATGATGCCCTATGATCAGTCGCATCTTGATTTTCAGGCATTTCGTCGCAGTCGTTATGTTGAATTTAATCTGCTTTTCGATCGCGGCACGATTTTTGGCATTCAATCTGGGGGGCGTACAGCATCGATTTTGATGTCCATGCCGCCAGTTGCCCATTGGCACTACCAAGATCTGCCTCCCAAAGATGAGGCGCAGCGTGCGCTGATTGCCGCAATTCGTCAGCCTGTGGATTGGTGA
- a CDS encoding penicillin-insensitive murein endopeptidase gives MAKIWMIACCSWLSVSCSLANESNNHVPESVCFGSTGNGALQHGVALPAQGENFTSYSLMAQALDRNYVHSKVASIVVNAFTALAQSHPQYRYKYAETGAREGGKFYPHKTHQNGLSVDFMTPMIDENGQSQWLPTHPFNRYGYDIELNKQGKWDSWQIDYEAMALHLYALHIAAIEAGVDIDRVIFDPKLQPPLWQTSVGSYLKKHVKFSKRRSWVRHDEHYHVDFKIRCQPLN, from the coding sequence ATGGCGAAAATATGGATGATTGCCTGTTGTAGCTGGCTGAGCGTTTCATGCAGTTTGGCCAATGAATCAAATAATCATGTGCCCGAGAGTGTTTGCTTTGGCAGCACAGGCAACGGCGCCTTGCAACATGGTGTGGCTTTGCCTGCTCAGGGAGAAAACTTCACCAGCTATAGCTTGATGGCACAAGCGCTTGATCGCAATTACGTTCATAGCAAAGTGGCAAGCATAGTCGTCAATGCATTTACTGCATTGGCCCAGTCACATCCGCAATATCGCTATAAATACGCCGAAACGGGCGCCCGTGAAGGTGGCAAATTTTACCCACATAAAACGCATCAAAATGGTTTATCGGTGGATTTTATGACACCGATGATCGATGAAAATGGGCAAAGCCAATGGCTACCGACGCATCCATTCAATCGTTATGGCTATGATATTGAGCTCAACAAACAGGGTAAATGGGATTCGTGGCAAATTGATTATGAAGCAATGGCGCTTCATCTTTATGCCCTACACATTGCCGCAATTGAAGCTGGGGTCGATATTGACCGAGTGATTTTTGACCCTAAATTACAGCCGCCGCTTTGGCAGACATCGGTGGGTTCCTATCTGAAAAAACATGTGAAATTCTCTAAACGCCGCTCATGGGTTCGGCATGATGAGCACTATCATGTTGATTTTAAAATTCGCTGCCAGCCGTTGAATTGA
- a CDS encoding GGDEF domain-containing protein — protein sequence MLTIKLKLMICHLVLLLTVVLALSFLQYKQSMARHIETTTRHKVELVLGLRSFYSFAIARNEYQNTQSPLLLQYLKTQSSLKWLVVRGTSDDGVPFESQYIDEHNRIIRTFYPSNFLQRLKKLKISARTRQREEYELAKTSRIQMTPILQKIRFQQGVFYDQSNALLYVKINTDNLRGGAIYACFDVSHLETEDQEIAHLIVEQMVMLAITLIILSLLLSYLLTRPLTRLAALMSHDISKIDAPHLPGLNRNDEIGQITRQFSNLILRVQRQVSELSFLGSIDSLTSLYNHGQFDQALNDIAQHHQRRAGLILFDLDKFKHFNDSYGHPAGDRALVQIAQTTRYAVRGQDRCFRIGGEEFAVILQSCDEYVVRDVAHRLLDLVEGLAIAHADNGTSKNVVTISIGYLFYDPAKGMQTATELYQRCDQALYRAKKQGRHQAIQAD from the coding sequence GTGTTGACCATCAAGCTGAAATTAATGATTTGTCATCTGGTGCTGCTGTTAACAGTGGTGCTGGCGCTGTCTTTTTTGCAGTATAAGCAAAGTATGGCACGCCATATTGAGACTACGACGCGCCATAAAGTTGAATTGGTGCTGGGTCTTCGCTCCTTTTATTCCTTTGCTATTGCAAGAAATGAGTATCAAAACACCCAATCACCACTGCTATTACAATATTTAAAAACCCAGAGCAGCTTAAAGTGGTTGGTCGTTCGCGGCACCAGCGATGACGGTGTGCCTTTTGAAAGCCAATATATTGATGAACACAATCGGATCATTCGCACTTTTTATCCCAGTAATTTCTTACAACGCCTCAAAAAACTGAAAATTTCCGCACGGACAAGGCAACGAGAAGAATATGAACTTGCGAAAACATCGCGGATTCAAATGACGCCGATTTTGCAAAAAATTCGTTTTCAGCAGGGCGTTTTTTATGACCAGTCTAATGCTTTGCTCTACGTGAAAATCAATACGGATAATTTACGTGGTGGGGCTATCTATGCGTGTTTTGATGTGAGTCATTTAGAAACTGAAGATCAAGAGATTGCCCATTTGATTGTTGAGCAAATGGTGATGTTGGCAATCACCCTGATTATTTTAAGTTTGCTGCTTTCCTATTTACTCACCCGTCCTTTAACACGTTTAGCTGCCTTGATGTCGCATGATATTTCTAAAATTGATGCACCGCACCTGCCTGGCTTAAATCGAAATGATGAGATAGGACAGATCACACGGCAGTTTTCCAATTTGATTTTGCGTGTTCAACGGCAAGTTTCAGAACTCTCATTCTTAGGCTCCATTGATTCGTTGACCTCGCTTTATAATCATGGCCAATTTGATCAAGCGCTTAATGATATCGCCCAGCACCATCAGCGACGCGCAGGATTAATCTTATTTGATCTCGATAAATTCAAGCATTTCAATGACAGTTATGGTCATCCTGCAGGCGATAGAGCCTTGGTGCAAATCGCACAAACCACTCGCTATGCTGTGCGAGGCCAAGATCGTTGTTTTCGCATTGGCGGTGAAGAGTTTGCGGTGATCTTGCAAAGTTGTGATGAGTACGTGGTGCGTGATGTCGCGCATCGACTACTCGATTTAGTGGAAGGATTGGCCATTGCGCATGCTGATAACGGTACGTCAAAAAATGTGGTGACCATTTCTATTGGTTATCTGTTTTACGATCCGGCTAAGGGGATGCAAACGGCTACGGAGTTATACCAACGCTGCGATCAGGCGTTGTATCGCGCGAAAAAACAGGGCCGGCATCAGGCAATTCAAGCGGATTAA
- a CDS encoding autoinducer 2-binding periplasmic protein LuxP, with amino-acid sequence MKAIGLALLVCCLSFQISAKESLKDYWELSEYLALHPEQVPLTETFAVTVQNDPVPLTQLPKKPISIAVIYPAEQISDYWRRNITAFEARLQALNIPYTLTPYYTKPATESREQTQYLLDALQSSPDYLIFTLDSLKHRKFIERVIGKGKPKLMLQNITTPVKAWQARQPFMYVGFDHATGSRMLANFFQSTEPTPLKYGVLYFTPGYISSARGDTFIDAMGNDELYQMQTAYYTKANRQSAYTAALSALKAYPKLDLLYACSTDIALGAIDALKELGLTHQVKVNGWGGGSAELDAIKAGEMDVTVMRMNDDTGVAMAEAIKADLSAQPTPLVYSGQFAIVTSQTPESQIERLKQRAFRYSDHPQLLATQSAAQVTNP; translated from the coding sequence ATGAAAGCTATTGGGCTTGCGCTGCTCGTTTGCTGCCTATCGTTTCAGATATCAGCGAAAGAGTCTCTCAAGGATTATTGGGAACTCTCTGAATATCTTGCCTTACATCCCGAACAAGTGCCGCTGACTGAAACTTTTGCCGTGACAGTGCAAAATGACCCAGTGCCGCTCACTCAACTCCCCAAAAAGCCCATTTCTATTGCGGTGATCTATCCTGCTGAGCAAATTTCAGATTATTGGCGTCGTAACATCACCGCCTTTGAAGCGCGGCTGCAGGCGTTAAATATTCCATATACCTTAACGCCCTATTACACCAAGCCAGCCACTGAAAGTCGCGAGCAAACCCAATACCTACTGGATGCGCTACAGTCATCGCCCGACTATCTTATTTTCACCTTAGATAGCTTAAAGCACCGAAAGTTTATTGAGCGGGTGATTGGCAAAGGCAAGCCCAAGCTCATGTTGCAAAATATCACGACGCCCGTAAAAGCGTGGCAGGCGCGCCAACCATTTATGTATGTTGGATTTGACCATGCGACAGGCAGTCGCATGCTCGCTAATTTTTTCCAAAGCACAGAGCCCACACCGCTAAAATATGGCGTTTTATATTTTACCCCTGGTTATATCAGTAGCGCCCGAGGTGATACTTTTATTGATGCCATGGGCAATGATGAGCTCTATCAAATGCAGACTGCCTATTATACCAAGGCCAACCGACAATCCGCTTATACCGCGGCCTTATCTGCACTCAAAGCCTATCCTAAATTGGATCTACTCTATGCTTGCTCAACGGATATTGCGCTGGGCGCCATTGATGCGCTTAAAGAGCTGGGGCTAACCCATCAGGTCAAAGTGAATGGTTGGGGCGGCGGCTCTGCTGAACTCGATGCAATCAAAGCAGGCGAGATGGATGTCACTGTTATGCGTATGAATGACGATACAGGCGTGGCCATGGCAGAAGCGATCAAAGCCGATCTCAGTGCTCAGCCGACGCCCTTGGTTTATTCTGGCCAGTTTGCGATTGTGACCAGCCAGACGCCCGAGTCGCAAATAGAACGGCTAAAACAACGCGCCTTTCGCTATTCCGATCATCCCCAGCTGCTTGCCACCCAATCTGCTGCGCAGGTGACCAATCCATGA
- a CDS encoding OmpA family protein codes for MLNKKRAAVMVLASLFAISGCQTTRLNAATGEEETNATTQGALVGCVGGAIAGALIKDDKRGKGALVGCAGGAAVGGAIGYNLDQQEAELRKVLVNSGVQVQRNGDTIRLIMADSITFQTASASLNPSIKNPLRSVAKVMDRYEKSRLVVSGHTDSQGDANYNMQLSQSRAQAVANQLLVNGVEPSRLIVQGFGENMPVCSNKTSNGRACNRRVELDITSN; via the coding sequence ATGTTGAATAAAAAACGTGCAGCCGTCATGGTGTTGGCATCACTCTTTGCAATTTCTGGTTGTCAAACAACCCGCCTGAATGCGGCAACTGGCGAAGAGGAAACCAATGCAACAACCCAAGGCGCTTTGGTTGGTTGCGTCGGTGGTGCGATTGCTGGTGCACTGATCAAGGATGACAAGCGCGGTAAAGGTGCTTTGGTTGGTTGTGCTGGTGGTGCGGCTGTGGGTGGCGCGATTGGTTACAATCTGGATCAGCAAGAAGCTGAGCTGCGCAAAGTGTTGGTTAACTCAGGCGTGCAAGTACAGCGTAATGGCGACACCATTCGCCTGATTATGGCTGATAGTATCACTTTCCAAACCGCATCTGCGAGTTTGAACCCATCGATTAAAAACCCACTTCGTAGTGTTGCAAAAGTGATGGATCGCTATGAAAAGAGCCGTCTTGTAGTTTCTGGTCACACCGATAGCCAAGGTGATGCAAACTACAATATGCAGTTATCACAATCGCGCGCACAAGCTGTGGCTAACCAACTATTGGTTAATGGCGTTGAGCCAAGCCGCCTGATTGTTCAAGGGTTTGGTGAAAATATGCCGGTCTGCAGCAACAAAACCTCAAATGGTCGTGCATGTAACCGTCGTGTAGAATTGGATATTACCTCTAACTAA